A window of Psychroflexus sp. ALD_RP9 contains these coding sequences:
- a CDS encoding alpha-amylase family glycosyl hydrolase produces the protein MKNIKFLSLLVCCSVLFLACNEAPKQDNQNQEKKSIIQPVSNEVLANSVIYEANIRQYSPEGTFDAFTKDIPQLKQLGVKVIWLMPVYPISMKNRKATGDLSIEDIKDPEEKKKYLGSYYAISDYTAVNSNYGTKKDFDELVNTAHENGMYVILDWVANHTGWDHEWIEQHPEYYHKDKDGNVTDPINPDTGESWGWTDVAHLNYENKELWKAMNAEMLYWVKEHNIDGFRCDVAGNVPTDYWNQIVPKLKAIKPVFMLAESEDKDLFYEAFDMGYNWEGHHIMNEIAQGKMNVSDWDNYMKKIDTTYQKDDYLMNFITNHDENSWNGTVKERLGNASETMLAFSYTLPGMPLIYSGQEYDMNKRLKFFEKDSIPKVKAKVWPVLEKLGKLKNTIDALDGAKEAANYQRIKTSKNKSILAFKRFKHNSELIFIANMSDEPKSFSVEINGEYKNAMTDKIISLNSEDLQDFEPWEYRILLKP, from the coding sequence ATGAAAAATATAAAGTTTTTAAGTCTTCTTGTTTGTTGTTCAGTTTTGTTTTTAGCCTGTAATGAAGCTCCTAAACAAGATAATCAAAACCAAGAAAAAAAATCAATTATTCAGCCTGTTTCAAATGAAGTTTTGGCAAATTCGGTTATTTATGAAGCTAATATTCGTCAATATTCACCAGAAGGTACTTTTGATGCTTTTACGAAAGACATCCCACAATTAAAGCAACTTGGCGTAAAAGTAATTTGGTTAATGCCGGTTTACCCAATTTCTATGAAAAACCGAAAGGCAACAGGAGACCTTTCGATCGAAGATATAAAAGATCCAGAAGAAAAAAAGAAATATTTAGGCAGCTACTATGCAATTTCAGATTATACCGCTGTAAATTCAAATTATGGCACAAAAAAAGATTTTGATGAGTTAGTTAATACAGCTCACGAAAACGGTATGTATGTTATTTTAGATTGGGTAGCTAATCATACAGGTTGGGATCATGAATGGATTGAGCAACACCCAGAATATTATCATAAAGACAAAGATGGTAATGTTACAGACCCTATTAATCCTGACACAGGCGAATCTTGGGGTTGGACTGACGTTGCTCACCTAAACTATGAAAATAAAGAATTATGGAAAGCTATGAATGCTGAAATGTTATATTGGGTAAAAGAACATAATATAGACGGTTTTAGATGTGATGTGGCAGGAAATGTGCCTACTGATTATTGGAACCAAATTGTACCAAAACTTAAAGCCATTAAACCTGTTTTTATGTTAGCCGAAAGTGAGGATAAAGATCTGTTTTATGAAGCTTTTGATATGGGTTACAATTGGGAAGGACATCATATTATGAATGAAATAGCCCAAGGTAAAATGAACGTTAGCGATTGGGATAACTACATGAAAAAAATTGACACGACTTACCAAAAAGATGACTATTTGATGAACTTCATAACCAACCACGATGAAAATTCATGGAATGGAACAGTAAAAGAACGCCTTGGAAATGCCTCAGAAACTATGTTAGCTTTTTCATATACCTTACCAGGTATGCCGTTAATTTACAGCGGTCAGGAATATGACATGAACAAGCGTCTAAAGTTTTTTGAAAAAGATAGCATACCAAAAGTCAAAGCAAAAGTTTGGCCAGTTTTAGAAAAATTAGGAAAACTAAAAAACACCATAGACGCCCTAGATGGTGCAAAAGAAGCAGCTAACTATCAGCGAATTAAAACATCTAAAAATAAAAGCATTTTAGCTTTTAAGCGATTTAAGCATAATTCTGAATTAATTTTTATAGCCAATATGAGTGATGAGCCAAAATCATTTTCAGTTGAAATTAATGGCGAATATAAAAATGCGATGACAGATAAAATTATTTCATTAAATTCTGAGGATTTGCAAGATTTTGAGCCATGGGAATATCGAATTTTATTAAAACCTTAA
- the pgmB gene encoding beta-phosphoglucomutase, producing MAKTSIIFDLDGVIVDTAKFHFLAWKNLANSIDINFTEQENEQLKGVSRIKSLEKILQWGNKKLSQDEFDRLMHQKNTEYLTFVDQMTEDDILPEVKPTLDFLKSKGTPIALGSASKNAKRILKQVNLTHYFDAIVDGTVVTKAKPDPQVFVTAAKQLNSKPQNCIVFEDSVAGVQAANAAEMLSVGIGKTPVLGEANYVFSDFTEISQNFLEKLLNQ from the coding sequence ATGGCTAAAACATCAATTATATTCGATCTCGATGGCGTAATTGTAGATACTGCCAAGTTTCATTTTCTTGCCTGGAAAAATCTTGCTAATTCTATCGATATAAATTTTACTGAACAAGAAAATGAACAACTTAAAGGCGTAAGCCGAATTAAATCGCTTGAAAAAATACTTCAATGGGGTAACAAAAAATTATCTCAAGATGAGTTTGATAGACTTATGCATCAAAAAAACACAGAGTATCTAACTTTTGTTGATCAAATGACTGAAGATGATATCTTGCCAGAAGTTAAGCCGACCTTAGATTTTTTAAAATCAAAAGGAACTCCAATTGCTCTAGGATCAGCCAGTAAAAATGCCAAGCGAATTTTAAAACAGGTTAACTTAACCCATTATTTCGATGCAATTGTTGATGGTACTGTCGTAACCAAAGCTAAGCCAGATCCACAGGTTTTTGTAACAGCAGCTAAACAATTAAACAGTAAACCTCAAAACTGTATTGTATTTGAAGATTCAGTAGCAGGTGTTCAGGCTGCAAATGCAGCCGAGATGTTAAGTGTTGGTATTGGTAAAACTCCTGTTTTAGGCGAGGCCAATTATGTATTTTCAGATTTCACCGAAATCAGTCAAAATTTTTTAGAAAAACTCCTAAATCAATAA
- a CDS encoding glycoside hydrolase family 97 protein, translating into METIFISFLILITSVNIHAQNLSSPDTELQLKFELKKDGTPTYTLDYKGKTVIAESKLGLELVNDDTSLLNAFEITDISTSTFDETWSPVWGEQSSIRNHYNEMAVTLMQNSKDRYIIIRFRLFNEGLGFRYEFPKQEKLTYFVIKEEHTEFAMTDDHTAFWIPGDYDTQEYDYTTSKLSEINELFDEALTGNASQEQFSKTGVQTSLMMKTSNGLYINLHEAALKEYSLMNLNLDESTLTFKSWLTPDAIGNKAYLQAPAVSPWRTIMVSDDATDILASNMSLNLNEPNKIDDTSWIKPIKYMGVWWEMITGKSSWNYTDDLPSVKLGETDYTKAKPNGTHAANTAHVKEYIDFASKHGFDALLVEGWNEGWEDWFGHSKDYVFDFVTPYPDFDVVEIQNYAASKNIKMMMHHETSGAIRNYERHLDTAYQFMNKYGYTSVKSGYVGDIIPRGEHHYGQWAINHYLYAVKKAADYKIMVNAHEAVRPTGLRRTYPNLIGNESARGTEFQAFGGSKPNHVTILPFTRLIGGPMDYTPGIFEMDISKLNPNNNSHVNSTIANQLALYVTMYSPLQMAADLPENYKRFMDAFQFIKDVPVDWEESHYIEAEPGEYITVARKAKNTSSWFVGNVNGINPRKTSLKLDFLEDGKTYEAKIYTDAKNAHYKTNPQAYKIFTKEVNSKSTLKLKSASGGGFAISIIEK; encoded by the coding sequence TTGGAAACAATTTTTATAAGTTTTTTAATCCTGATAACTTCTGTTAATATACATGCGCAAAACTTGTCTTCACCCGATACCGAACTTCAATTGAAGTTTGAGCTTAAAAAAGATGGAACACCAACTTACACCTTAGATTACAAAGGCAAAACTGTTATTGCCGAAAGTAAGCTTGGGTTAGAATTAGTCAATGATGATACATCACTATTAAACGCTTTTGAAATAACTGATATTTCGACATCTACTTTCGATGAAACCTGGTCGCCAGTTTGGGGCGAACAATCTAGTATTAGAAATCATTACAATGAAATGGCTGTTACTTTAATGCAAAATTCTAAAGATAGGTACATCATTATTCGTTTTAGACTGTTTAATGAAGGTTTAGGTTTTCGCTATGAATTCCCAAAGCAAGAAAAATTGACCTATTTTGTTATTAAAGAAGAGCATACTGAATTTGCAATGACAGATGATCACACTGCTTTTTGGATTCCAGGTGATTATGATACGCAAGAATATGATTATACCACATCAAAACTTTCAGAAATTAATGAATTATTTGATGAAGCTTTAACTGGAAATGCATCTCAAGAGCAATTTTCTAAAACTGGTGTTCAAACCTCGCTGATGATGAAAACTTCTAATGGGCTTTACATTAATTTACATGAAGCAGCTCTGAAAGAATATTCATTAATGAATTTAAATTTAGATGAATCTACATTAACCTTTAAATCCTGGTTAACGCCAGATGCAATAGGTAATAAAGCTTATTTACAAGCGCCTGCTGTTTCTCCTTGGAGAACCATTATGGTAAGTGATGATGCTACTGATATCTTAGCTTCAAACATGAGTTTAAATTTAAATGAGCCCAACAAGATTGATGACACCTCTTGGATAAAACCTATAAAATATATGGGTGTTTGGTGGGAAATGATTACCGGTAAAAGCAGTTGGAATTACACTGATGATTTACCTTCGGTTAAGTTAGGTGAAACCGATTACACAAAAGCCAAACCAAATGGAACACACGCAGCAAACACAGCGCATGTAAAAGAATATATAGACTTTGCATCTAAACATGGTTTTGATGCTTTACTAGTTGAAGGTTGGAATGAAGGTTGGGAAGACTGGTTTGGACACTCAAAAGACTATGTCTTTGATTTTGTTACACCTTATCCAGATTTTGATGTCGTTGAAATTCAGAACTACGCGGCTTCAAAAAATATAAAGATGATGATGCATCATGAAACATCTGGAGCGATTAGAAACTATGAGCGTCACTTAGACACAGCTTATCAATTCATGAATAAATATGGTTATACCTCTGTGAAAAGTGGTTATGTTGGAGACATTATTCCACGAGGTGAGCATCATTATGGTCAATGGGCGATTAATCATTACTTATATGCCGTAAAAAAAGCTGCCGACTATAAGATTATGGTTAATGCTCATGAAGCAGTCAGGCCAACAGGACTTAGAAGAACCTATCCAAATTTAATTGGCAATGAATCGGCTAGAGGTACAGAGTTTCAGGCCTTTGGCGGTTCTAAACCAAACCATGTTACTATACTGCCTTTTACCCGATTAATTGGCGGACCAATGGATTATACACCAGGTATTTTCGAAATGGATATTAGTAAGCTAAATCCTAACAATAACTCACATGTTAATTCTACCATTGCCAATCAGTTAGCTTTGTATGTTACCATGTATAGTCCATTACAGATGGCAGCTGATTTACCTGAAAATTACAAACGCTTTATGGATGCCTTTCAGTTTATTAAAGACGTTCCTGTAGATTGGGAAGAAAGTCATTATATTGAAGCTGAACCAGGTGAATACATTACTGTTGCTAGAAAAGCTAAAAACACTTCGAGCTGGTTTGTTGGTAATGTTAATGGCATAAATCCAAGAAAAACAAGCTTAAAACTAGATTTTTTAGAAGACGGTAAAACTTATGAAGCCAAAATTTATACTGATGCAAAAAATGCCCATTATAAAACGAATCCTCAGGCTTATAAGATTTTCACTAAAGAAGTAAATAGCAAATCTACCTTGAAATTGAAATCAGCTTCAGGCGGTGGTTTTGCAATAAGTATTATTGAAAAATAA
- the pfkA gene encoding 6-phosphofructokinase codes for MNTKLNKIAVLTSGGDSPGMNAAIRAVVRNTTYQNLKCVGVYRGFQGLIENDFIDLDARSVKNIINRGGTFLKSARSKDFREAEGRKKAYQNLKNRDVDALVVIGGDGTFTGASIFSNEFDMPVIGIPGTIDNDINGTDFTIGYDTALNTVVEAIDKIRDTASSHDRLFLVEVMGRDAGDIALNSGVGAGAEEILIPEEDLGTDRLLESLRKSRTSGKTSSIVVVAEGDQIGKNITKLAGFIQNNLPEYEVKVTVLGHIQRGGSPSCYDRVLASRLGVAAVDALIDSKSNIMVGVSHKKIVHVPFEIAINGKKTIDNDLIRVADIVST; via the coding sequence ATGAATACAAAACTTAACAAAATTGCCGTATTAACTTCAGGTGGAGATTCACCTGGAATGAATGCTGCCATTAGAGCAGTAGTGCGTAATACAACTTATCAAAACCTAAAATGTGTCGGTGTATACCGAGGCTTTCAAGGATTAATAGAAAATGACTTTATAGACCTTGATGCGCGTTCTGTTAAAAATATTATTAATCGCGGAGGTACTTTTTTAAAGTCAGCTCGTTCAAAAGATTTTAGAGAAGCTGAAGGACGTAAAAAAGCCTATCAAAATTTAAAAAATAGAGATGTAGATGCTTTAGTGGTTATTGGCGGAGATGGAACTTTTACAGGTGCTTCAATATTTAGTAATGAATTTGATATGCCAGTAATTGGTATACCAGGAACTATTGATAATGATATTAATGGTACTGATTTTACAATTGGTTATGATACAGCTCTAAATACTGTTGTTGAGGCTATTGATAAAATAAGAGACACTGCAAGCTCTCACGATCGCTTGTTTTTAGTTGAAGTTATGGGGCGTGATGCTGGTGATATTGCTTTAAATAGTGGCGTAGGAGCTGGCGCAGAAGAGATTTTAATACCCGAAGAAGATCTTGGTACAGACCGTCTTTTAGAATCTTTAAGAAAAAGTAGAACTTCAGGTAAAACCTCGAGTATTGTTGTTGTTGCTGAAGGCGACCAAATCGGTAAAAATATTACTAAACTAGCAGGCTTTATACAAAACAACTTACCAGAATACGAGGTTAAAGTTACTGTTTTAGGACACATTCAACGTGGTGGTTCACCAAGTTGTTATGATAGGGTTCTAGCAAGCCGACTTGGTGTTGCAGCTGTAGATGCTTTAATAGATAGCAAAAGTAACATTATGGTAGGAGTAAGCCATAAAAAAATAGTACACGTACCTTTTGAAATAGCCATCAACGGCAAAAAAACAATTGATAACGATTTAATAAGAGTTGCCGATATAGTCTCAACCTAG
- a CDS encoding glycoside hydrolase family 13 protein — translation MEYKTRLAFLKFSFCCFFAFSLFSFQLKAQNLRVEPPNWWIGMKMNNIQLLVHAEEISTYEPKLNYDGVEITKIYTADSPNYLFIDLLISENASPGSIEIQFIKKGTKNLVFDFELQSREKPAEDFVGFNHTDAIYLITPDRFANGNTKNDVVNDMRETVVNRDNNYARHGGDIQGIINHLDYISDMGFTSIWSSPLLTNDMESSSYHGYAITDFYEVDPRFGSLKLYKELSQKASKKGIGLIMDMVANHCGSEHWWMHDLPFEDWLNFQDVYQSKKELPTSNHRRTTNQDPYASNLDSKIMHEGWFVPSMPDLNQKNPFLAKYIIQNSIWWVETLQLHGIRQDTYPYPNKEFMSNWAGAIMTEYPNFNIVGEEWSTDQLVVGYWQQGQNNNDGYNSNLRSVMDFPMQMKIVQALNEGNDGWGNGLVKIYETLANDFYYPRPKDVMIFPDNHDMDRIFTQLNQDIDKTKMAVGLILSLPRTPQIYYGTEILMENSDKPGDHGLIRTDFPGGWKGDFQNAFTRKNLSDNQLDFQRFLKTILNFRKTSEAILEGKMVHFAPFDGIYPIFRIHQNEVVAVFLNTNEESRSLDLSKFEELNVNGFQFQDVLENTSFNWTKQLQLKPGFSMFTTKE, via the coding sequence ATGGAATATAAAACGCGCTTAGCATTTTTGAAATTTAGCTTTTGTTGTTTTTTTGCTTTTAGTTTGTTTTCGTTTCAATTAAAAGCTCAAAACTTACGGGTAGAACCACCAAACTGGTGGATTGGTATGAAAATGAATAACATTCAACTATTAGTTCATGCTGAAGAAATTTCAACTTATGAGCCTAAGTTAAATTACGATGGGGTTGAAATAACAAAGATTTACACTGCAGATAGTCCTAATTATCTATTTATTGATCTTTTAATTTCAGAAAATGCAAGTCCTGGCTCTATTGAAATTCAATTTATTAAAAAGGGCACTAAAAATTTAGTTTTTGACTTCGAATTACAATCTAGAGAGAAACCAGCTGAAGACTTTGTAGGATTTAACCATACTGATGCTATCTACTTAATTACACCTGATCGTTTTGCTAATGGAAACACCAAGAACGACGTTGTTAATGATATGCGTGAAACAGTTGTTAATCGAGATAATAATTATGCTCGTCATGGTGGTGATATTCAGGGAATTATTAATCACCTTGATTATATTTCTGATATGGGTTTTACAAGTATTTGGTCAAGTCCTTTACTTACAAATGATATGGAGTCTTCATCTTATCATGGTTACGCGATTACAGATTTTTATGAAGTTGATCCTAGATTTGGTAGCTTAAAACTTTACAAAGAATTATCACAAAAGGCTTCAAAAAAAGGGATAGGCTTAATAATGGATATGGTTGCCAACCATTGCGGTAGCGAACATTGGTGGATGCATGATTTACCTTTTGAAGATTGGTTAAATTTTCAAGATGTTTACCAATCAAAAAAAGAATTACCAACTTCAAATCACCGAAGAACAACTAACCAAGATCCTTATGCTTCTAATTTAGATTCTAAAATTATGCATGAAGGTTGGTTTGTGCCTTCTATGCCAGATTTAAATCAAAAAAATCCTTTTCTAGCAAAGTATATTATTCAAAATAGCATTTGGTGGGTAGAAACACTTCAACTTCATGGAATTAGGCAAGATACTTATCCTTATCCCAATAAAGAATTCATGTCTAATTGGGCAGGAGCAATCATGACAGAATATCCTAATTTCAATATCGTTGGTGAAGAATGGTCTACAGACCAATTAGTTGTTGGGTATTGGCAGCAAGGACAAAATAATAACGATGGCTATAACTCTAATTTGCGGTCTGTTATGGATTTTCCAATGCAAATGAAAATTGTTCAAGCTTTAAATGAAGGTAATGATGGTTGGGGAAATGGACTTGTGAAAATTTATGAGACTTTAGCTAATGATTTTTACTATCCAAGACCAAAAGATGTTATGATTTTTCCAGATAACCATGATATGGATCGGATCTTTACACAGCTAAATCAAGATATTGATAAAACCAAAATGGCCGTAGGCTTAATTTTAAGTTTGCCAAGAACACCACAAATTTATTATGGTACTGAAATTTTGATGGAAAATTCAGATAAGCCAGGTGATCATGGACTTATAAGAACTGATTTTCCAGGTGGTTGGAAAGGAGATTTTCAAAATGCCTTTACACGAAAAAACTTATCAGACAACCAGTTAGACTTTCAACGCTTTTTAAAAACAATTTTGAATTTTAGAAAAACTTCAGAAGCTATTTTAGAAGGCAAAATGGTTCATTTTGCTCCCTTTGATGGTATTTATCCTATTTTTAGAATCCATCAAAACGAAGTTGTTGCTGTATTTCTAAATACTAATGAAGAGTCTCGTTCATTAGACCTGTCAAAATTTGAAGAATTAAATGTAAATGGATTTCAGTTTCAAGATGTTCTTGAAAATACAAGTTTTAATTGGACGAAACAACTTCAACTGAAACCAGGATTCTCAATGTTCACAACTAAAGAATAA
- a CDS encoding glycoside hydrolase family 65 protein: protein MNQDYITPNEWSIIENGFDKANVKSSESLFSLGNGAMGQRANFEEDYSGPSFQGSYIGGIYYPDKTRVGWWKNGYPEYFAKVLNAPNFIGIHITIEGEIFDLNTCKEVKDYKRELNMKEGWHKRSFIATLPNDIQIKVEATRFLSLSHNEVGVINYNITPLNASAKISYAPYIDAGITNQDSNWDDKFWNILGSQTENHQAFIRSHTMKTNYQVCTFMESRLLINQEQIELSPEVFKTDAKVALKYTTKVNAKDCFTLQKFAGYTTSLNHAEDQLVIAAKQALQTASQLGYLQLLQEQKETWSSIWEMSDISIDGDVKAQQGIRFNIFQLNQTYTGTDHRLNIGPKGFTGEKYGGSTYWDTEAYCLPFYMATKNQEVAKNLLKYRYKHLDKAIENAEKLGFENGAALYPMVTMNGEESHNEWEITFEEIHRNGAIAFAIFNYYRFTNDYSYIVDMGMEVLIAIARFWQQRATFSQQKNQYVILGVTGPNEYENNVNNNFYTNYMAKWCIDYMLENFEILKENYPEEFSRILHKTKLTEVELTQMKSVSDKMYFPFSEEHQVYLQQDGFLDKEMIKVSDLDPKLRPINQHWSWDRILRSPYIKQADTLQGFYFFEDHFSTKELERHFDFYEPFTVHESSLSPCVHSIQAALLNRMDQAYQFYLRTSRLDLDDYNKEVEEGCHITSMAGTWMSIVEGFGGMRVKNNLLHFAPKIPSQWDSYSFKVNFRNQILTVTVSKSDVDFKLKGSEQLQVVVNGKSRTIQSETVSA, encoded by the coding sequence ATGAACCAAGATTATATCACACCAAACGAGTGGTCTATTATTGAAAACGGATTCGATAAAGCCAATGTAAAGTCTTCCGAAAGCCTTTTCAGTTTAGGAAATGGTGCTATGGGGCAACGCGCTAATTTTGAAGAAGATTACTCAGGCCCAAGTTTTCAAGGGAGCTACATAGGTGGCATTTATTATCCAGATAAAACACGTGTTGGCTGGTGGAAAAATGGCTATCCCGAATATTTTGCTAAGGTTTTAAATGCGCCTAATTTTATAGGAATCCATATCACTATTGAAGGTGAAATATTTGATCTTAATACTTGTAAAGAAGTTAAAGACTATAAGCGTGAACTTAATATGAAAGAAGGCTGGCATAAACGAAGCTTTATTGCCACGCTTCCTAATGACATTCAAATTAAAGTTGAAGCTACACGTTTTCTTAGTTTATCTCATAATGAAGTTGGCGTTATTAATTATAACATTACTCCTCTAAACGCTTCCGCCAAGATTTCTTATGCACCTTATATTGATGCAGGAATCACAAACCAAGATTCTAATTGGGACGATAAATTTTGGAATATATTAGGTAGTCAAACCGAAAATCATCAAGCCTTTATAAGGTCTCACACCATGAAAACCAATTATCAGGTGTGTACATTTATGGAATCTCGTTTATTGATTAATCAAGAACAAATAGAACTTTCTCCAGAAGTATTTAAAACTGATGCTAAAGTTGCTTTAAAATACACAACCAAGGTTAACGCTAAGGATTGTTTTACTCTACAAAAATTTGCTGGATATACAACATCTTTAAATCACGCTGAAGATCAGTTGGTTATTGCTGCCAAGCAAGCTCTACAAACCGCAAGCCAACTTGGCTACCTTCAGCTGTTGCAAGAACAAAAAGAAACTTGGTCTTCAATTTGGGAGATGAGTGATATAAGTATTGATGGAGACGTAAAAGCACAGCAAGGTATTAGATTTAACATTTTTCAACTTAACCAAACTTACACAGGAACTGATCATCGCTTAAATATTGGTCCTAAAGGTTTTACAGGCGAAAAATATGGCGGTAGTACCTACTGGGATACAGAAGCCTACTGCTTACCTTTCTACATGGCTACTAAAAATCAAGAGGTAGCAAAAAATTTGTTAAAATACCGTTATAAGCACTTAGATAAAGCTATAGAAAATGCAGAAAAGTTAGGTTTTGAAAATGGAGCTGCCCTTTATCCTATGGTCACCATGAATGGCGAAGAATCACACAATGAATGGGAGATTACGTTTGAAGAAATCCACAGAAATGGCGCTATTGCGTTTGCGATATTTAATTACTACCGTTTTACAAACGACTATTCTTACATAGTTGATATGGGAATGGAAGTTTTAATTGCTATTGCTCGTTTTTGGCAACAAAGAGCCACTTTTTCTCAACAAAAAAACCAATATGTTATACTAGGTGTTACGGGACCTAATGAGTATGAAAATAATGTTAATAATAATTTTTATACTAATTATATGGCAAAATGGTGTATCGATTATATGTTAGAAAATTTCGAAATTTTAAAAGAAAATTATCCTGAAGAATTTTCAAGAATTTTACATAAAACGAAATTAACTGAAGTTGAGTTAACTCAAATGAAATCGGTTTCAGATAAAATGTATTTTCCATTTTCTGAAGAACATCAAGTCTACTTACAGCAAGATGGGTTTTTAGATAAAGAAATGATTAAGGTAAGTGATTTAGATCCAAAGCTGAGACCAATTAATCAACATTGGTCTTGGGATAGGATTTTACGTTCGCCTTATATTAAACAAGCCGATACGCTTCAAGGATTTTACTTTTTTGAGGATCACTTTTCAACTAAAGAACTTGAGCGCCACTTTGATTTTTATGAACCATTTACAGTTCATGAGTCTTCTTTATCTCCGTGCGTTCATAGCATTCAAGCTGCTTTATTAAACCGCATGGATCAAGCTTATCAGTTTTACTTAAGAACTTCACGTTTAGATCTTGACGACTATAATAAAGAGGTAGAAGAAGGTTGCCATATTACATCTATGGCCGGAACTTGGATGAGCATTGTTGAAGGTTTTGGCGGAATGCGCGTTAAAAATAATCTGCTTCATTTTGCACCTAAAATTCCATCTCAATGGGATTCTTATTCATTCAAAGTGAATTTTAGAAATCAGATTTTAACGGTTACAGTTTCAAAATCTGATGTAGATTTTAAATTAAAAGGATCAGAACAACTACAAGTTGTGGTTAATGGTAAATCTAGAACTATTCAATCTGAAACTGTAAGTGCTTAA